From the Trifolium pratense cultivar HEN17-A07 linkage group LG4, ARS_RC_1.1, whole genome shotgun sequence genome, the window taacttaaaaataataatgaaacaGCAAGAATGCGATAATTAAGTATCAGGTGAAAATGGTTCTAATCGTAAAGGGGTTAAGTCAAAGAAcaaaacaactaaaatttataaaCACTACAATAATCACCTAGattcaattatatataaatattttatttttattttattttcaaatcaacATGCTATGAAAATGAACTACTTCTGCTATATGCTACATAATTAGTGTGTTATCCTTTTTCATATAatgattataaaaattaataaactaaaGTCTAAGACCATTACATATCAATTTCATATAACAGTCCTTGAtattcacataatatgtgtacggAGTATTCACCTAAAAAGAAAGCACAACATTAAACACGGAAAAAGTGCAAGAGATATGCAAGTGAGAAAAGTACTACAAAACAAAGTCACAAGCTAAAGTAAATACAATGAATGCAAACCAAGTACCTCTTTTTAACTACTACTGCATAATTATGCAGACAAGctacaaatttcaaaatgaacACTTCCACCAAACTCAACACAGGGAACCTATGCAATAAGATTCCTAAGTACAACCTACGTACCCACCACATCAGTATAATCAACCTTCACATAACACCCTATCAGCCTTCATACTCTGAACAACCGGCCTAGTCTAATAAGAGCCAACATGCCTCAACTGAATCGAAGGCCGCAAACAAGAAGAAAACAGACTGCACAAATATGCAGCAGCAGCAAAATCAACCGAAAAAATAACCGAGCAACATCTCGCATTCTTGTCCATTAACAACAAATACAGTTAATATAAATGCCTGTTTAGAATACAATCACTAAATCATTACTCCTTCCAAAATAAATCATTCTTGTCCATGGCTATGTCATACACTATATGTTCTGCACACCAATTTGCTCAGGATTAGGAATAACCCTTTCACTTAATTTCATAAATCATAACAGCTTGATAATCAGGGTCCTATATGCTCCTACAGTGCTATTGTATATGTATAATTGATCCTAAAATTAAACCATCATTCTCTTTCTAATTCTAGTTCTAGTTAGAATAATTCTGATTCCTAATTAGAATAACTAGTAAAAAGTGTAAAACCCTAAATTTCAACCAAGCAGTCCAGAATCAAGTTCCAAGTTCcaattaaacaaaaacaaaactacacAAATTACCTAAATCCGACTAATATACAGCATCTAAAACACCACCACACAAGAAACAACTACACACCACCGGCCACTGAATGCGAACATGGCGGTGGTAGCGGGGAAGAGAATTTGAAGCTCACGAGAAATTAATGAAGAATGAAGACAAGACCTAAATCGAAATTGAACTAAACGAAAGGGGAAATTGGAATGAGAATCATTGAAGAATCGTCGATTTGAATCGAAATTGAAGTTCAACTAACCTCTGTTCGTGTGAGAAGCGGCTTTGCGATGGAAGCTGATTTGGTCGATTTGAAGCTCTGATGGAAGCGGCGATGGATTTGAAGCTGCTCTGTTCGTGTGAGAAGCTGCTCTGCGATGGAAGCTGCGATGGAAGCGGCGATGGATTTGAAGCTGCGATGTTAGGGTTCGTGAAGAGAGAAAGTGAAAAAGTCTCCGTGTTCGTGATAGAGAGAAAGTGAAGAAAAAGTTCTCTGATGTTAGGGTTTTCTGgtgaatgaaaaaaaacaaGAGGGAAATCAATTTTGCTAAATGAAAATAAAGGGGGGAAAGGGATTTTCTTTCACAGAGAAGAGAGggaaacaatttttatttttttttataataaataattcttTTAAATCAGTCTACCTGATTTAGTATTTATTCACTTAAGAAGCAAAAGAGCGGGTCCTAAATTCTGAAGGTTTTAAATCAGGTGGATAGCACCTGATTTAAAATGTGTgatttaaaatgtgttttttccactagtgttagcatccaaacgcactgtaagggaccatttaatgatgcttaatcactttaattcgattcgcaccgtgttattcaattagtttatcgcttgcatagattacattgaataggaattgacataaactttgagcgcttagcaaaaagtgttgattgaattcagtaaggatattattctgtcattagtagcgcttgtttactattgcctatgattagttgaacgcatttgacgcttgtttgaatggaattcgtataaaattggtaacgcttgtttaattcggttttataaatcaaccagaacataagcatataacgaatttattctttgtgaaccatatgatagaatcaagaacgagttacctaagccaatgaattgatcgttttaaatcaattaaatttcacattttttttacgttctgttaacaaaccaaacccccccataatttacagtttttgaattgtttctaatatagataagccgattgtgagtcttcggagacgaccaaggttaactgccttgtattactttttatttaaattattatttgaccacgaaacgaccgtgatcacatactattcaactttaattaataattataatcatatatataatctcctacaacaacaataacaccaataaaaataatttctccataatcaaaaacaaaaagctatgcacaacaaaaaccaattaacaattaatacacttcaaaaattttggtaaagcaatgacagaaccaacaaattcatcaattggaatcatatgtcatactcatacacaaaTATCTAAAATCCAAAAACTCACTTGTCCAAATTAGAATCATTTTCGTCAGCTGCAGCCTCCAAGCTATTGCGAGCCTCCTCGAGTTTCTCAGCGATCTCAGCATCAGTATAACCCTGATCAATTAACTTGTCTTCAAGAATAACAAGTTTGAGCTGAATCTGACGCTTACGATCATGCTCAAGAATCTCTTTGTTAGCCTTTCTGGAAACACCAGCAGTACCCTGATCTCCTTCAAAGCCCTTCATATTCTCAGCAACCTTGGAAGTTCTCGGCTTGACGAAGAACTTGTTGCTCTGAATGTAGCCATTGGTACCAGACCCTCTTGGAGTTTGTAACCCTATTCCGTTATACATATTGTGACAAAGCAACAACTGcaattgaaaacccaaaaaatcatataagaaaccctaatatcaacttaaattcacagatcttaaataaataaatatatatctgatgcaattaacaaattgaacggcaaaatgaaaaaagatgagaaaccctaatttaaacgacggcaattaacagataaaaagctgagcgtagaagaaaaagaagaatatgtctgaatctgtgatccgagacaagaaaacaaagagtagtaatacctgttatcgatgtggaagaagaattatcgcgactcaaagaaatagagaagccacaatgttgttgatactttatttatgatgatgatgatatttgatttgatattttatcatatacttatggcttaattagttaaatggtcccttagagtgtgtttggatgaggattttatcatatacttaggttattttgtcgattttagcatccaaacgcactgtaagggaccatttaatgatggttaatcactttaattcgattcgcaccgtgttattcaattagtttatcgcttgcatagattacattgaataggaattgacataaactttgagcgcttagcaaaaagtgttgattgaattcagtaaggatattattctgtcattagtagcgcttgtttactattgcctatgataaaaagctgagcgtagaagaaaaagaagaatatgtctgaatctgtgatccgagacaagaaaacgaagagtagtaatacctgttatcgatgtggaagaagaattatcgcgactcaaagaaatagagaagccacaatgttgttgatactttatttatgatgatgatgatatttgatttgatattttatcatatacttatggcttaattagttaaatggtcccttagagtgtgtttggatgaggattttatcatatacttaggttattttgtcgattttagcatccaaacgcactgtaagggaccatttaatgatggttaatcactttaattcgattcgcaccgtgttattcaattagtttatcgcttgcatagattacattgaataggaattgacataaactttgagcgcttagcaaaaagtgttgattgaattcagtaaggatattattctgtcattagtagcgcttgtttactattgcctatgataAAAAGCTGAgcatagaagaaaaagaagaatatgtctgaatctgtgatccgagacaagaaaacgaagagtagtaatacctgttatcgatgtggaagaagaattatcgcgactcaaagaaatagagaagccacaatgttgttgatactttatttatgatgatgatgatatttgatttgatattttatcatatacttatggcttaattagttaaatggtcccttagagtgtgtttggatgaggattttatcatatacttaggttattttgtcgattttagcatccaaacgcactgtaagggaccatttaatgatgcttaatcactttaattcgattcgcaccgtgttattcaattagtttatcgcttgcatagattacattgaataggaattgacataaactttgagcgcttagcaaaaagtgttgattgaattcagtaaggatattattctgtcattagtagcgcttgtttactattgcctatgattagttgaacgcatttgacgcttgtttgaatggaattcgtataaaattggtaacgcttgtttaattcggttttataaatcaaccagaacataagcatataacgaatttattctttgtgaaccatatgatagaatcaagaacgagttacctaagccaatgaattgatcgttttaaatcaattaaatttcacatttttcttacgttctgttaacaaaccaaacccccccataatttacagtttttgaattgtttctaatatagataagccgattgtgagtcttcggagacgaccaaggttaactgccttgtattactttttatttaaattattatttgaccacgaaacgaccgtgatcacatactattcaactttaattaataattataatcatatatataatctcctacaacaacaataacaccaataaaaataatttctccataatcaaaaacaaaaagctatgcacaacaaaaaccaattaacaattaatacacttcaaaaattttggtaaagcaatgacagaaccaacaaattcatcaattggaatcatatgtcatactcatacacaaaTATCTAAAATCCAAAAACTCACTTGTCCAAATTAGAATCATTTTCGTCAGCTGCAGCCTCCAAGCTATTGCGAGCCTCCTCGAGTTTCTCAGCGATCTCAGCATCAGTATAACCCTGATCAATTAACTTGTCTTCAAGAATAACAAGTTTGAGCTGAATCTGACGCTTACGATCATGCTCAAGAATCTCTTTGTTAGCCTTTCTGGAAACACCAGCAGTACCCTGATCTCCTTCAAAGCCCTTCATATTCTCAGCAACCTTGGAAGTTCTCGGCTTGACGAAGAACTTGTTGCTCTGAATGTAGCCATTGGTACCAGACCCTCTTGGAGTTTGTAACCCTATTCCGTTATACATATTGTGACAAAGCAACAACTGcaattgaaaacccaaaaaatcatataagaaaccctaatatcaacttaaattcacagatcttaaataaataaatatatatctgatgcaattaacaaattgaacggcaaaatgaaaaaagatgagaaaccctaatttaaacgacggcaattaacagataaaaagctgagcgtagaagaaaaagaagaatatgtctgaatctgtgatccgagacaagaaaacaaagagtagtaatacctgttatcgatgtggaagaagaattatcgcgactcaaagaaatagagaagccacaatgttgttgatactttatttatgatgatgatgatatttgatttgatattttatcatatacttatggcttaattagttaaatggtcccttagagtgtgtttggatgaggattttatcatatacttaggttattttgtcgattttagcatccaaacgcactgtaagGGACAATTTAATGATGgttaatcactttaattcgattcgcaccgtgttattcaattagtttatcgcttgcatagattacattgaataggaattgacataaactttgagcgcttagcaaaaagtgttgattgaattcagtaaggatattattctgtcattagtagcgcttgtttactattgcctatgataAAAAGCTGAgcatagaagaaaaagaagaatatgtctgaatctgtgatccgagacaagaaaacgaagagtagtaatacctgttatcgatgtggaagaagaattatcgcgactcaaagaaatagagaagccacaatgttgttgatactttatttatgatgatgatgatatttgatttgatattttatcatatacttatggcttaattagttaaatggtcccttagagtgtgtttggatgaggattttatcatatacttaggttattttgtcgattttagcatccaaacgcactgtaagggaccatttaatgatgcttaatcactttaattcgattcgcaccgtgttattcaattagtttatcgcttgcatagattacattgaataggaattgacataaactttgagcgcttagcaaaaagtgttgattgaattcagtaaggatattattctgtcattagtagcgcttgtttactattgcctatgattagttgaacgcatttgacgcttgtttgaatggaattcgtataaaattggtaacgcttgtttaattcggttttataaatcaaccagaacataagcatataacgaatttattctttgtgaaccatatgatagaatcaagaacgagttacctaagccaatgaattgatcgttttaaatcaattaaatttcacatttttcttacgttctgttaacaaaccaaacccccccataatttacagtttttgaattgtttctaatatagataagccgattgtgagtcttcggagacgaccaaggttaactgccttgtattactttttatttaaattattNNNNNNNNNNNNNNNNNNNNNNNNNNNNNNNNNNNNNNNNNNNNNNNNNNNNNNNNNNNNNNNNNNNNNNNNNNNNNNNNNNNNNNNNNNNNNNNNNNNNNNNNNNNNNNNNNNNNNNNNNNNNNNNNNNNNNNNNNNNNNNNNNNNNNNNNNNNNNNNNNNNNNNNNNNNNNNNNNNNNNNNNNNNNNNNNNNNNNNNNNNNNNNNNNNNNNNNNNNNNNNNNNNNNNNNNNNNNNNNNNNNNNNNNNNNNNNNNNNNNNNNNNNNNNNNNNNNNNNNNNNNNNNNNNNNNNNNNNNNNNNNNNNNNNNNNNNNNNNNNNNNNNNNNNNNNNNNNNNNNNNNNNNNNNNNNNNNNNNNNNNNNNNNNNNNNNNNNNNNNNNNNNNNNNNNNNNNNNNNNNNNNNNNNNNNNNNNNNNNNNNNNNNNNNNNNNNNNNNNNNNNNNNNNNNNNNNNNNNNNNNNNNNNNNNNNNNNNNNNNNNNNNNNNNNNNNNNNNNNNACCAAAATTTTTGAagtgtattaattgttaattggtttttgttgtgcatagctttttgtttttgattatggagaaattatttttattggtgttattgttgttgtaggagattatatatatgattataattattaattaaagttgaatagtatgtgatcacggtcgtttcgtggtcaaataataatttaaataaaaagtaatacaaggcagttaaccttggtcgtctccgaagactcacaatcggcttatctatattagaaacaattcaaaaactgtaaattatgggggggtttggtttgttaacagaacgtaagaaaaatgtgaaatttaattgatttaaaacgatcaattcattggcttaggtaactcgttcttgattctatcatatggttcacaaagaataaattcgttatatgcttatgttctggttgatttataaaaccgaattaaacaagcgttaccaattttatacgaattccattcaaacaagcgtcaaatgcgttcaactaatcataggcaatagtaaacaagcgctactaatgacagaataatatccttactgaattcaatcaacactttttgctaagcgctcaaagtttatgtcaattcctattcaatgtaatctatgcaagcgataaactaattgaataacacggtgcgaatcgaattaaagtgattaagcatcattaaatggtcccttacagtgcgtttggatgctaaaatcgacaaaataacctaagtatatgataaaatcctcatccaaacacactctaagggaccatttaactaattaagccataagtatatgataaaatatcaaatcaaatatcatcatcatcataaataaagtatcaacaacattgtggcttctctatttctttgagtcgcgataattcttcttccacatcgataacaggtattactactcttcgttttcttgtctcggatcacagattcagacatattcttctttttcttctacgctcagctttttatccgttaattgccgtcatttaaattagggtttctcatcttttttcattttgccgttcaatttgttaattgcatcagatatatatttatttatttaagatctgtgaatttaagttgatattagggtttcttatatgattttttgggttttcaattgCAGTTGTTGCTTTGTCACAATATGTATAACGGAATAGGGTTACAAACTCCAAGAGGGTCTGGTACCAATGGCTACATTCAGAGCAACAAGTTCTTCGTCAAGCCGAGAAATTCCAAGGTTGCTGAGAATATGAAGGGCTTTGAAGGAGATCAGGGTACTGCTGGTGTTTCCAGAAAGGCTAACAAAGAGATTCTTGAGCATGATCGTAAGCGTCAGATTCAGCTCAAACTTGTTATTCTTGAAGACAAGTTAATTGATCAGGGTTATACTGATGCTGAGATCGCTGAGAAACTCGAGGAGGCTCGCAATAGCTTGGAGGCTGCAGCTGACGAAAATGATTCTAATTTGGACAAGTGAGTTTTTGGATTTTAGATAtttgtgtatgagtatgacatatgattc encodes:
- the LOC123923655 gene encoding pre-mRNA-splicing factor cwc-21-like; amino-acid sequence: MYNGIGLQTPRGSGTNGYIQSNKFFVKPRTSKVAENMKGFEGDQGTAGVSRKANKEILEHDRKRQIQLKLVILEDKLIDQGYTDAEIAEKLEEARNSLEAAADENDSNLDK
- the LOC123923994 gene encoding pre-mRNA-splicing factor cwc-21-like produces the protein MYNGIGLQTPRGSGTNGYIQSNKFFVKPRNSKVAENMKGFEGDQGTAGVSRKANKEILEHDRKRQIQLKLVILEDKLIDQGYTDAEIAEKLEEARNSLEAAADENDSNLDK